One Coleofasciculus chthonoplastes PCC 7420 DNA segment encodes these proteins:
- a CDS encoding DUF4327 family protein produces MTQQVTHPMVKMQRQVRSLVDSKIIKPSDSIWKIALLYGDDWSFWKKELIEFGFTMQDPIGDLLAVEAWDEE; encoded by the coding sequence ATGACTCAGCAAGTTACTCACCCCATGGTGAAGATGCAGCGTCAGGTGCGTTCACTCGTGGACTCCAAGATAATCAAACCCAGCGACAGTATATGGAAAATCGCCCTGCTATATGGCGACGACTGGTCGTTCTGGAAAAAGGAACTCATCGAATTTGGCTTCACCATGCAAGATCCAATTGGTGATTTACTCGCCGTGGAAGCATGGGATGAAGAATAG
- a CDS encoding protein kinase domain-containing protein, with the protein MVTLTLLHPQASTPLQQWKFHNQSTIRIGRSPDNDVILNNPLVSRYHLELRVTVVQSGHKWQLVNQGTNGTFLNGVLVSREILPNQGLIRLAREGPMLKFELNPVSVPNSGLVSPTPKSKPSCTHLGNPPGNLFCIHCGQPLVPVQRVIRHYQVLRTLGQGGMGTTYLAWDNTGKIEGRPTLLVLKEMNADVAQIAKAQELFEREARALQALHHHGIPQYYDFFVEGGKKYLAMALIHGQDLEQRILMAGPVTPNQAIEWMIQTCDVLDYIHSSDPPLIHRDIKPANLIVRHRDNTIVVLDFGAVKEIGTMPGTRIGAEGYSAPEQDRGTPVTQSDLYAIGPTLIFLLTGMTPLKFYRRRSLGYGFDLSKAPTITPALREVIDRVCQLKVCDRYQTAKELANALDACR; encoded by the coding sequence ATGGTCACGCTGACCCTTCTACATCCGCAGGCATCCACTCCATTACAACAGTGGAAATTCCACAACCAGTCTACAATTCGTATTGGTCGATCGCCAGATAATGACGTGATTCTAAACAATCCGTTAGTATCTCGGTATCATCTCGAATTGAGAGTCACCGTCGTCCAATCTGGACATAAGTGGCAGTTGGTTAATCAGGGAACCAACGGCACGTTTCTGAATGGAGTGCTGGTATCACGAGAGATACTCCCGAATCAGGGCTTGATTCGGCTGGCTCGAGAAGGACCGATGCTCAAATTTGAACTGAACCCGGTTTCTGTGCCAAATTCTGGCTTAGTCTCGCCAACGCCTAAATCTAAACCGTCTTGCACTCACCTGGGCAATCCTCCCGGTAATTTATTTTGTATTCACTGTGGTCAACCTTTAGTCCCTGTACAACGAGTTATCCGCCACTATCAAGTCCTGCGAACCCTGGGACAGGGAGGAATGGGGACAACCTATCTCGCCTGGGATAATACAGGCAAAATCGAGGGACGCCCCACGTTACTCGTCCTCAAAGAAATGAATGCGGATGTGGCACAAATTGCTAAAGCCCAAGAACTGTTTGAGCGAGAGGCGCGTGCCTTACAAGCCCTGCATCATCACGGAATTCCTCAGTATTATGACTTTTTTGTCGAAGGGGGTAAAAAATATTTGGCAATGGCGCTCATCCACGGACAAGATTTGGAGCAACGGATTTTGATGGCTGGACCCGTTACCCCAAATCAAGCCATTGAGTGGATGATTCAAACCTGTGATGTTCTTGATTACATCCATTCCAGCGATCCGCCCTTAATCCATCGGGATATTAAACCCGCGAATCTGATAGTACGTCATCGAGACAATACCATTGTTGTCCTTGACTTTGGCGCAGTGAAGGAGATCGGGACAATGCCAGGAACTCGAATTGGTGCTGAAGGATATAGTGCCCCCGAACAAGACCGAGGGACTCCAGTCACTCAATCCGATCTCTATGCCATTGGTCCGACCCTGATTTTTCTGTTAACTGGGATGACTCCCCTTAAATTTTATCGCCGCCGTAGTTTAGGCTATGGATTTGACTTGTCCAAAGCCCCCACGATTACTCCCGCGTTACGGGAAGTAATCGACCGGGTATGCCAACTCAAAGTGTGCGATCGCTACCAAACGGCGAAGGAGCTTGCAAACGCCTTAGACGCTTGTCGCTAG
- the cimA gene encoding citramalate synthase, whose product MTAQTPNPIWIYDTTLRDGSQREGLSLSIEDKLRIARQLDQLGIPFIEGGWPGANPKDVQFFWRLKEEPLTQAEIVAFCSTRRPHKTAAEDPMLQAILAAGTHWVTIFGKSWDLHVTEGLGTTLDENLEMIRDTIEYLRSQGRRVIYDAEHWFDGYKNNPDYALKTLKTAMDAGAEWLVFCDTNGGTLPHEIGQIVRDVIERLELNPENQGRAGFEPTLSPTTEPDGLNPPLQTRHGASLHSPRLGIHTHNDSDTAVANALMSVVEGVCMVQGTMNGYGERCGNANLCSLIPNLQLKLGYHCMQEEQLATLTQVSRSISEIVNLAPDDHAAFVGRSAFAHKGGIHVSAVERNPLTYEHIPPQQVGNQRRIVISDQSGLSNVLAKAKSFGHELHKQDAACRQILGRLKELENEGYQFEAAEASFDLLMRDALGQKQQHFELKGFQVHSDMLQGIDTPYSNAMATIKVTVNGEDILEVAEGNGPVSALDAALRKALVRFYPEIGTFYLTDYKVRILDGAAGTSAKTRVLVESSNGKQRWTTVGVSANILEASYQAVVEGIEYGLLLQSAVKTAVEQNV is encoded by the coding sequence ATGACTGCACAAACACCCAACCCTATCTGGATTTACGACACAACGCTGCGGGACGGTTCCCAGCGTGAAGGTCTTTCCTTGTCCATCGAAGACAAACTCCGCATCGCCCGACAACTCGACCAATTAGGGATTCCCTTCATCGAAGGCGGTTGGCCCGGTGCTAATCCCAAAGACGTGCAATTTTTCTGGCGACTCAAAGAAGAACCCTTAACCCAAGCCGAAATCGTCGCCTTTTGCTCAACGCGACGCCCTCATAAAACTGCTGCTGAAGATCCGATGCTACAAGCGATTTTGGCAGCAGGGACACATTGGGTAACTATCTTTGGTAAGTCTTGGGATCTCCATGTCACGGAAGGGTTAGGTACTACCCTTGACGAAAATCTGGAAATGATTCGAGACACCATAGAATACCTTCGTAGTCAAGGGCGGCGAGTTATCTATGATGCCGAACATTGGTTTGATGGGTACAAAAATAACCCAGATTACGCCCTGAAAACCCTGAAAACTGCTATGGATGCGGGGGCTGAATGGTTAGTCTTTTGCGACACCAATGGCGGAACTCTACCCCATGAAATTGGTCAAATCGTCCGAGATGTGATTGAACGTTTAGAACTCAACCCTGAAAACCAAGGCAGGGCGGGTTTTGAACCAACTTTATCACCAACAACAGAACCAGATGGACTCAACCCGCCCCTACAGACGCGCCATGGCGCGTCTCTACATTCGCCTCGATTGGGCATTCATACCCACAATGACTCCGATACCGCTGTGGCGAATGCGTTGATGAGTGTGGTGGAAGGTGTCTGTATGGTTCAGGGAACGATGAACGGCTATGGTGAACGCTGTGGTAATGCGAATCTGTGTTCCTTGATTCCTAACTTACAGCTCAAGCTAGGGTATCACTGTATGCAAGAGGAACAATTAGCCACACTGACTCAAGTCAGTCGTTCCATTAGTGAAATCGTTAATTTAGCGCCTGATGACCATGCTGCATTTGTAGGTCGGTCAGCATTTGCCCATAAAGGCGGGATTCACGTTTCCGCCGTTGAACGCAATCCACTCACCTACGAACATATTCCGCCCCAACAGGTGGGTAATCAGCGAAGGATTGTGATTTCTGACCAATCTGGACTCAGTAACGTTTTGGCAAAAGCCAAGAGTTTTGGACATGAACTCCACAAACAAGACGCCGCCTGTCGCCAAATCTTAGGACGCCTGAAAGAGTTGGAAAATGAGGGCTATCAATTTGAAGCCGCCGAAGCCAGTTTTGATTTACTGATGCGAGACGCCCTGGGGCAGAAGCAGCAGCATTTTGAACTGAAAGGGTTTCAGGTTCACAGTGACATGCTTCAAGGTATCGATACGCCTTACAGTAATGCGATGGCGACGATTAAGGTTACGGTTAATGGTGAGGATATTTTAGAAGTGGCTGAAGGTAATGGACCCGTGTCAGCACTGGATGCCGCGTTACGGAAAGCTCTGGTGCGATTTTATCCAGAGATAGGAACCTTTTACCTGACCGACTACAAAGTGCGGATTCTGGATGGTGCGGCTGGCACATCAGCAAAAACTCGTGTGCTGGTGGAATCGAGTAATGGCAAGCAGCGCTGGACGACAGTGGGTGTTTCTGCCAATATCTTAGAAGCGTCTTATCAGGCGGTGGTTGAGGGGATTGAATATGGTCTGTTGTTACAGTCTGCTGTGAAGACAGCGGTTGAACAGAACGTGTGA
- a CDS encoding mechanosensitive ion channel family protein, translated as MNRLIQQIQSSLLNLLGSAIEVLPGLIGGVIILLLTRYAAEAAQQVTAKIGERTIRNSSLQLLLAKVSYVTTWVLGILAASVIAFPGLRLGDIIAALGLGSVAVGFAFQDIFKNFLAGVLLLVQEPFRLNDQVIIGDYEGTVERIDIRTTQIRTYQGERILMPNATVFTSAVQVRTAYGQRRTDLGVGVDYNTPLSEAAELLKQTITQVEGVLSQPSPEIDLVSFGDSSIDFVVRYWTLPQQQRVRQVQTRSIMAIKKAFDHADINIPYPIRTLYFYDQQRFNDYLPPSPDEGSN; from the coding sequence GAGTGATCATTCTCCTGTTGACTCGCTACGCCGCCGAAGCTGCCCAGCAAGTCACCGCTAAAATAGGAGAGCGTACAATCCGCAACTCATCGCTGCAACTGCTGCTGGCGAAAGTCAGTTATGTGACAACGTGGGTTCTTGGCATTTTAGCCGCTAGTGTTATTGCCTTCCCTGGCTTACGGCTAGGTGACATTATCGCGGCGCTGGGGTTAGGATCAGTCGCTGTTGGTTTTGCCTTTCAAGATATCTTCAAAAACTTCTTAGCTGGAGTGCTACTACTGGTACAAGAACCGTTTCGCCTCAATGATCAGGTGATTATTGGTGATTATGAAGGAACGGTGGAGCGTATTGACATCCGTACCACCCAAATTCGTACTTATCAAGGTGAACGAATTCTCATGCCGAATGCAACGGTATTTACCAGTGCGGTGCAAGTCAGAACCGCCTACGGACAACGGCGAACGGATCTAGGGGTTGGAGTTGACTATAATACCCCCTTGTCTGAAGCGGCTGAACTGCTCAAGCAAACCATTACTCAGGTGGAGGGTGTCTTGTCCCAGCCCTCACCAGAAATCGATTTAGTCAGCTTTGGCGACAGTTCCATTGATTTCGTTGTCCGCTATTGGACGTTACCCCAGCAGCAACGAGTCCGTCAGGTGCAAACTCGATCGATTATGGCGATTAAAAAAGCCTTTGATCACGCCGACATTAATATTCCCTATCCTATTCGCACGCTTTACTTCTATGACCAGCAACGGTTCAATGATTATTTACCCCCGTCCCCAGATGAAGGTTCTAACTGA
- a CDS encoding pseudouridine synthase gives MENVYRYLLFYKPYDVLSQFTDREDSPRRTLKDYIPVSEVYPVGRLDRDSEGLLLLTNHGRLQHRLSNPRFRHPRTYWVQVERIPDEAALNQLRQGVVIKDYQTRKAQVQRLSQEPDLPPRDPPIRFRKTVPTCWLEITLTEGRNRQVRRMTAVVGFPTLRLIRVAIAHLRLDGLQPGQWRDLTPPELVSLQKLVKF, from the coding sequence ATTGAAAATGTGTATCGATACCTCTTGTTCTACAAACCCTACGATGTCTTAAGTCAGTTTACGGATAGGGAGGACAGTCCCCGTCGAACGCTCAAAGACTATATTCCGGTGTCGGAGGTTTACCCCGTCGGACGCCTTGACCGAGACAGCGAGGGATTGCTCTTGTTGACCAATCATGGACGCTTGCAGCACCGTCTCTCTAATCCGCGCTTTCGACATCCCCGTACCTATTGGGTGCAAGTGGAACGTATCCCCGATGAAGCTGCCTTGAATCAATTGCGCCAGGGTGTAGTGATTAAAGATTATCAGACCAGAAAAGCTCAAGTGCAGCGATTATCACAAGAACCCGATCTACCCCCCCGCGATCCCCCGATTCGCTTTCGCAAAACTGTACCGACTTGCTGGTTAGAAATCACCTTGACCGAAGGGCGTAACCGTCAAGTACGGCGCATGACAGCAGTCGTGGGATTTCCCACCTTACGATTAATACGGGTCGCGATCGCTCATCTGCGTCTGGATGGGTTGCAACCGGGTCAGTGGCGTGATCTAACGCCCCCGGAACTTGTCTCTCTCCAGAAACTGGTGAAGTTTTGA
- a CDS encoding serine/threonine phosphatase: MLICPQCHFENPNTHKFCQRCGTSLIHKLCPECDTQVPVNAETCHNCGAFTGTVWWAMIAKEPEYGVTSTPDPEGASTNSESIASPADLESSAQGTQTKESEVTSAEIPDDAKTDSEAFSQETDQPETTSEASSAYNVHSIAYLDAQQRYRLIEPLNPDILADAPAGSETFVKVLDCQPFQKSLLEALLEQQSEQSSSQSSPILGIPAIAQPYLALKQNHYPTVPEVHDAWQQDNQSVMLLEDRSSWQLLSDLWGSEALSTLELLYWLDEMARLWQALEPWNCCQSLLEITNLRVDEDQVLGLERLYHDPEDEPPLLEDLGQMWRLLFNQSQRTQLTSLGTVFRQMCTEEITTIDQLRSELEAIAHAEEEAQEEQATAVTLDMAEPLSEEAMSFLEMPTADVGSYDDGGPTVVLPMQLLSLDDVGCTDIGRQRDHNEDCFGIQAQVKKHETPIGRTLDARGLYILCDGMGGHAAGEVASSMAVEKLEAYFQDHWQDELPTEETIHEAVRLTNQDIYDVNQQNARSGSGRMGTTLAMMLIQNTNVAIAHVGDSRLYRLTRKGGLEQLTVDHEVGQREMKRGVEEAIAYSRPDAYQLTQALGPRSDQFVTPDINFLELNEDTLFILCSDGLSDNELIENNWQTHLAPLLSSRANLEQGILQLVDLANEQNGHDNITAILIRVKVRPNFQQRSWS, translated from the coding sequence ATGTTAATTTGTCCCCAGTGTCATTTTGAAAACCCGAATACTCACAAGTTTTGTCAGCGATGTGGAACTTCCTTGATCCATAAACTGTGTCCTGAATGCGATACCCAAGTTCCCGTTAATGCTGAAACCTGCCATAATTGCGGTGCGTTTACGGGAACGGTTTGGTGGGCAATGATTGCCAAAGAGCCAGAGTATGGCGTAACCTCAACCCCTGATCCAGAAGGTGCCTCAACTAATTCTGAGTCAATCGCTAGCCCTGCGGATCTAGAGTCATCAGCCCAGGGGACACAAACGAAGGAAAGTGAAGTAACGTCTGCCGAAATTCCCGATGATGCCAAAACCGATTCTGAGGCTTTTTCTCAGGAAACAGATCAGCCAGAAACGACGTCTGAGGCAAGTTCTGCTTACAATGTTCACTCGATCGCCTATCTGGATGCTCAACAACGTTACCGACTCATCGAACCCCTAAATCCCGACATCTTAGCGGATGCCCCCGCCGGATCGGAAACGTTTGTCAAAGTGTTGGACTGTCAGCCCTTTCAGAAGTCACTTCTGGAAGCCCTACTGGAGCAACAATCAGAGCAATCCTCGTCCCAATCCTCGCCCATCCTGGGAATTCCGGCGATCGCTCAACCCTATTTGGCGTTGAAACAAAACCATTATCCGACTGTGCCAGAGGTTCATGATGCGTGGCAGCAGGATAATCAATCAGTGATGTTGCTCGAAGATCGCTCAAGCTGGCAGCTTCTCAGTGACTTGTGGGGGAGTGAAGCGTTATCGACCTTAGAGCTATTGTATTGGCTCGATGAAATGGCAAGACTTTGGCAGGCACTTGAACCTTGGAATTGTTGCCAAAGTCTATTAGAAATTACCAATTTACGAGTCGATGAAGACCAGGTGTTGGGGCTAGAGCGCCTCTATCATGATCCTGAAGATGAACCACCTCTGTTAGAGGATTTAGGGCAGATGTGGCGGCTGTTATTTAACCAGTCGCAACGGACTCAATTGACCTCATTGGGGACGGTATTTCGGCAGATGTGTACCGAGGAAATTACCACAATTGACCAATTGCGATCCGAGTTAGAAGCGATCGCTCACGCTGAAGAAGAAGCACAAGAAGAACAGGCAACGGCAGTTACCTTAGATATGGCTGAACCCTTGTCTGAAGAGGCGATGAGTTTTCTGGAAATGCCCACAGCAGACGTGGGTAGCTACGACGATGGTGGTCCTACGGTTGTTCTACCCATGCAATTACTCAGCCTTGACGATGTTGGCTGCACGGATATTGGTCGTCAACGGGATCACAATGAAGACTGCTTTGGTATTCAGGCACAGGTGAAAAAGCACGAAACCCCCATAGGTCGAACCTTAGACGCTCGCGGTCTTTATATTCTCTGTGATGGAATGGGTGGACATGCTGCCGGAGAAGTGGCGAGTTCTATGGCGGTGGAGAAGCTGGAGGCGTATTTTCAAGACCATTGGCAGGATGAGTTACCGACCGAAGAGACAATTCATGAAGCGGTGCGCCTAACTAACCAGGACATTTATGATGTCAACCAACAAAATGCCCGATCAGGCAGTGGTCGCATGGGGACAACCTTGGCAATGATGTTGATTCAAAATACCAACGTCGCGATCGCCCATGTTGGCGATAGTCGTCTCTATCGGTTAACCCGCAAAGGTGGTTTAGAGCAACTCACCGTAGACCATGAAGTCGGTCAACGGGAAATGAAACGCGGCGTGGAAGAAGCGATCGCCTATTCTCGCCCGGATGCTTATCAACTCACTCAAGCTTTAGGACCACGCAGTGACCAGTTTGTTACTCCTGACATCAATTTTTTGGAACTGAATGAGGATACCTTATTCATTCTGTGTTCCGATGGGTTGTCCGATAATGAACTTATCGAGAATAACTGGCAGACCCACCTGGCTCCTTTGCTCAGTTCTCGCGCTAATCTTGAGCAGGGTATCCTACAGTTAGTTGACCTAGCCAATGAGCAGAATGGTCACGACAATATCACAGCGATACTCATCCGAGTAAAAGTGCGACCTAATTTTCAGCAACGGAGTTGGTCATGA